In Musa acuminata AAA Group cultivar baxijiao chromosome BXJ2-3, Cavendish_Baxijiao_AAA, whole genome shotgun sequence, the following proteins share a genomic window:
- the LOC135581346 gene encoding transcription factor bHLH18-like produces MEPQAAGWYSDVGMDGSFFGQWEVMDELTAQEVAAALGQDLQQSISSESYDSFPSDQPPASTGRPRGALKTRSWSSCTTEQQNSALVPTASSPSILSFGNPESPTDQNNIYGCLGGVVKRKKEMDVLLHHGSKRNYDTMVGQGTTYHNKDHIMAERKRREKLNQRFIALSAIVPGLKKTDKASVLGDAIKYLKQLEEKVKVLEEQAAKRTVESAVLVKKSQLRADDDSSSCDENFEGRQCGDSLPEIEAKISEKAILVKIHCENRKGVLVKALSEIEQLHLSVVGASVMPFATYSLDMTVMAQIEEGFDMNATDVVKKLSSAFR; encoded by the exons ATGGAACCACAAGCTGCGGGATGGTATTCTGATGTG GGAATGGATGGAAGTTTCTTTGGTCAGTGGGAGGTGATGGATGAGCTCACGGCGCAAGAAGTCGCGGCGGCGCTTGGGCAAGACCTCCAGCAATCCATCTCCTCGGAAAGCTACGACTCATTCCCTTCGGATCAACCACCGGCGAGCACCGGAAGACCAAGGGGAGCTCTCAAGACTCGTAGCTGGAGCTCTTGCACCACCGAGCAGCAGAACTCTGCTCTGGTCCCTACTGCCTCCTCTCCCAGCATCCTTTCCTTCGGCAATCCGGAGTCACCCACTGACCAGAACAACATCTACGGTTGTCTTGGTGGTGTGGTGAAGCGAAAGAAGGAGATGGACGTTCTCCTCCACCATGGATCCAAGAGGAACTATGACACCATGGTCGGGCAGGGAACGACTTATCACAACAAGGATCACATCATGGCTGAGAGGAAGCGAAGGGAGAAGCTCAACCAGAGATTTATAGCTCTATCGGCCATCGTGCCTGGCCTCAAGAAG ACGGACAAGGCTTCTGTTCTTGGTGATGCTATCAAGTATCTGAAGCAACTCGAAGAGAAGGTGAAGGTCCTCGAAGAGCAGGCGGCAAAGAGGACTGTCGAGTCTGCAGTTCTCGTCAAGAAATCTCAGCTCCGTGCCGACGATGACAGCTCCTCCTgcgatgagaactttgaagggcgGCAGTGCGGTGATTCCCTGCCGGAGATCGAAGCCAAGATTTCCGAGAAGGCCATCCTCGTCAAGATTCACTGCGAGAACCGCAAAGGAGTACTGGTGAAGGCACTCTCCGAGATCGAGCAGCTGCACCTCTCTGTCGTCGGCGCAAGCGTCATGCCTTTCGCCACTTATTCTCTCGATATGACAGTGATGGCTCAG ATCGAAGAGGGGTTCGACATGAACGCGACGGACGTCGTGAAGAAGCTGAGTTCTGCTTTCAGATAG